From Rhododendron vialii isolate Sample 1 chromosome 7a, ASM3025357v1:
tacaagtaTAAATTGAGGAAGGGTGAAAATCTCTCCCCTAAtaactataaaaaataaaaataaaaaatcactcACCTATTAACTAAAATGGCATGATAATTGATAGGTTTCAGTTGATACCAGATTTTTGTTCTAGtatttctttttgcattttagAACCATCACAAAAAGgtctttttttagagtttggggTTTGGCCCATTTTGGTTGGTCTCTTGCCAACGCTTCAGTCTCGAGTAGCCTTAGGTTAGTAATTTTTCCTTCGGATGCCCttgtcttttaatctttgtatcttttcagagattaataaaattctttttgtcgataaaaaaaaaacaatgaaaaaggtCTATTCCATCAATCTACCATACAAGAGAGTAATTGGGATACCTTTCCCTTAAAATAAATGCGAGCCTCATGCATGCCCAATAAGCACATATTGCAACACAGACTGTACACAAGTTTGGATATATTGCGAGTCAAAGATAAAAGGCAACAGAAATCCAAAGATTGGGTCAAAAACCCAAGTAAACCAAGCACTCATATCTGTGGCCTAGTTTGAACCACATGTATTTCTCCTTCTTTCACCACCCCTTCAATGTCCTGAGCACAGCCATAGAGGTCTTCTATGATTTTTCCGGCCTCTGCGATTTTTCGGAAGAGTGAGATCTGGAAATCTTTGTCAATTATCATTCGCTCGTTGGAGTAATCCAATACAGTTTCTTGAGCTTTATCCATTGTCACACTACAAGGGGCATCACAAGATATCTTAGATGAATTGTAAAAAACAAAGTACAGATGTTTGTTTAGAAGCAACAGTGACCAGGTGACGACATGGATTCTTCTGAAATTTCAATGATATCCAAAATGTTATAACCTAAATGAGCCCAAAGTAAGTGACATGGAAGTGAAAGAGCATAGAATTGAACAACAAATGATCTGATCTGCATCTTCACGGTAGCTTAGGTAATAATTGGATCGGAATTGGTGGAGTAGTACCATGGAACAGTAATAGATCGACTAGTGATTTTCGTATGGGAATGGACGTTCAAAACACGGTAAACTTCCTTTCAAAACGGCGACCTAGCAATCCTCAACGATTGCCCAAACTTATTGTAAGAATCCAAtttaataaagcaaaaaattcgGATAGAGTGGAGTTTTggcaaaagacaaaaaagagaggtCATATTATGCTCCAATAAATGTGTTTTGCATGAATAATTTCATgaaatggtattttcttttcATGAATGATCCTTTGAGAAAAGTACATCCTAGTTCTGTAATCAATAGAAGCTATCCATAtgatatcacaccaaaatttaGGTCAGGTTCCGTTCCTTGTACCAGAACAATCTGTGTGTCCAAGTGCGACTGGATTTATGgaggaaaagagaaaggaaaagggcaaggaTTGGAAGATGATGAACGTTGAAGCAAACTAAGTTTACTTTTTTCGGTTAcctattattttcctttcccttaaTAAATCCTTTCACAAAATATACAACCAAACACAGCCCAAAAGAGATTAAATAGTTTCACTTTTGTTGTTTGGATCACAATGAGAGTGACAGAAATCAACTCAACTCAAATCATCTGAAGATTACCTGTCATAGAGACCAGCACCAGCATACCCTTCCAGGTCCTCTCCATTGGAGTCTGATCGGAATATAATCGACTTCTTGATATACAGCCCTACTTGTTTGCTAGGATAGCCAACAACCTGAAAGTAAAATCCAAGTTTTACACTTTACgtttatttcatatttgaaGGCATACCCTAGCCCTAGGCTATATACTGAGGCACAAGGGGAGGAGGTGGGAATCAAAATTCCAACCTTATGAGTTGGAGATTAGAGACTAACCACCGTGTCAACTTCTAAGTTCAACCATATcaattttgattcttttggaAATAAACTGGCATATCTGACTGCCACTGATGTTAGTTCAAGCTCAATGGGCACATTTTTAATTTACTCGTTCTTCTTGGTAAGACAACAGGGCATTTTGAATTAACAAATGGTGATTTGATAGGCGATACAGTGGAAGTGGCCTTACGATGGGAGATTTAATATTGTTTTTCCTTGCAGTGAAGCACATTGCTCGTCCAGGATAGGCACCAACCAGAGTTTCTCCTAACCCCTTCACGATCTGAATTTGAAagaaggaggaaaaaaattaaaaacaattcCGTTCAgctgatttgaaaaaaatatgcgAGGTTTACCTCCGTATTCTTCTTAAAACCAAACAGCGCTTTACCTCTGCATATATCTCGGATGCGTCCCCAGATAAGGGATTCTTTGTGTGAATCACAAACGCATAATCAGCACAAATGATTTCTTGAATTAGCACAGCCATGCAAACGTTGTTATGGTTCAAATTAGCTTTCCTACTACTGACAAATGCTCTTTCGTTCCACTTTGAAGCCCAAACCTACATGACAAAGGAAAAGTGTCGTCTAATGCCAGAATTCGCCACATTCCCAGTTCTGTTCAGCAGATTGGGATGAATATGGTACACCAAACTACATGGTAACATGGTGTCAAACTTTCATATCAGCAAGACCAGTGATTCTCACCAGTTGCCAATGACATAATATCATCATATCTTACCCTCAATTTGCCAAATTCCCAATACAAAACCAGCATAAAGTAAATGAGCAATGCATTATCATGTCAACTTTTGGAAAACTAAACCTTCTTTATTGCTAGCCAAGCTTGGCTCCACCTCTCCTCGCCTTCATCCCCGGGCCAGGGTATTCTTGAagtcttcattttgtttttaagtTCGTTGGTCTGCCAAAATTATAACCATATATGAGTTAAAAGGTTAAATATATGGAGATATTTTCTTGCTAAAAGCCTCAAAAACGTGTAAATAAGTCTAACCCCAAAAACACAGTTTTCATACAAATTACTCAAAACAGGAGCTAAGAGGTAGCACCACGTATATATTGCACGACATTCCACCCAACAGTTGTCCTATTCTAACAAGGAGAACTCAATGGATGTTTACTGCTTGAATGGTATTCAGCCTCCACCCCACTGAAGGGcaacagaaacaaaaaggaaagaaaaaaaaatgcttgattATGATGATAGACTACAATGTTTATGGTTATTAAACGAACCTTTCATCATTCCTAAGCCTAACTTCTTCACTATTCTACAGCTTTTCCTTGATCTTTTTCCTCAGAACATACTCCCAAACTTGTCAAAAAGGTTTGGTGCATTCAGGTGGCAATTGGCATTTCTAATTGTTGACCATGAGGGATTCACTTCAATGTACAAAATTGTCATCACTCAGCTAGCACCACAATGAATTCAAAGCAAATAGATTTTACAGCTTTTCCCAGTCTGAATGAGATCTTAATCTTGAATTTATTAGTAAAGATAGTGCATAATCCAATCTCTGTACTTCTATAGCAGAAGTTTTAGAAATTTCGAACGGCTATAAGTAGGCATAAAAAAGACGTGGTCAACAACTTGTAAAGAGTAAAATTACCAAACGGAGAGGAGCTTTCATCTGCAGAACTGTTTCTTGTATTGCCTTAAGTTTTGAAAGGTCACCATCATCTACAAGTTTACTGAAGCTAGAAATTTTGCTTGCCAGATTCTGTGCAAAAAGGCATATGAGTGTTTAGCAATGTAAATTAGTCAAGCCCTGAAAACTCagttttcattcaaattactcAAAACAGGAGATAAGAGGTAGCACCAACTATATATCATGCGAGATATTCCACCCAATATAAATATATGTTTATAGTTCATCTATATGTTCCCTACAACCACATTTATGCCTTTTACCAATTATTATATCCTAACAAGGAGAATTCAATGGATGTTTAATGCTTGAATGGTATTCAGCTTCCGCCCCACTGAAGAGGAACAgaatcaaaaaggaaagaggaaaaaatgattGATAGACAAAACAAGCATGTAAACGAAACCAAATTTCTATAGACAACAAACTGACACACCTCAAACTTAATAGACGTGCATGGCATAGATCAAACTTAAGTGAAAAATAATGTAAACTTCATGTTACATTACCATATTATTGCTCTGAAGTACTACCATGTTTATTGGGCATAATTTCATGCAATTAAGCAATGAATAATTCCATGAAGTACTACCATGTTGATTGTAAGAGTCATGAGCATGAATGGCTGTTTATTCTGAAATCATTTGATCTTTACGCAAacgcaaacacaaacacaagcACTAACTTCTTATCCATTTCACTGGTTGGTTTATGTTCCCCTCTTTAGTGCTTGAGAAATTGTGATGCGGATTTGGAGATTCCTGCTAAAAATCACAAGACAGGACTAAACACACAAGTACACTACAGCAAGTATTTGAATCTGAGTCATACCTTGTTTAAGTCATCTGATATTACAGTCTCAAATACTCCAAATGGTATTGCAGCTGATATTGGAACTTTAATCCACGAGGGTACTCTTCTTCTAAGATGTAGGATATTGTAAGACTTGGCGCCAACCTATTTGACAGATTGTAGTCAGCCACATGAAACGCTTATTCAGGGTTTTCAGAAATCAGGTTAACAAACATCAGTTGTTTACCAAACATATCAAAACTCAACTAACGACTATGCAATCAATCAGTTATGTCACATGGAATTGGTTACGAGTGTCGGTTGAAAGTATGTGTGCAATGAACCAGTTATGTCACATGGAATCTGTGTGTCTGATGTAACAAAGACAATAGGACCCAACTATGTTTCATATTTCCTCAATACTTCTTATTTTCTAGGGCAAGTGGTGTTTTGACGTAACTTCATACGTTGGAACTGAATACATACATGAAGACTCAACCTGGTGATGACTGATGCCAATCTTTGATACAAGAACACACAAGCACATGACAGGATTAAGAGGAATAAGGGCCAACTACTCATGAGCAGCACCATGTATAAGGTGACAGTGACGGGCGTACTTTTCCCCTTGCCTCATAGTGAAGATATAATCAAATCGGATAAATAATCTGATGTGACTACTCATGAGGGGTAATCTTATCATATCCTCGAAGATATTGTATATCCCAATTATGCAGGATTCCCATACGAGGGATTTTAATCCTGTCAACAAAAAGTTTCAACCGAAGATAGGATTTGTGGTCTCCTTGAAGATGTAGTGCAATCCGATTCTCAAATCTAGATAAACAAATGAGATCTCAATGTGTAAATTTGATTGCAAGATTCATGAAAGTATGAAATCGACACACCAATTAGTGTTCAAGGCAAAATCATTCTCCAAACTAGAGTAACAACGGAGCTTGTGACCATGATCATACCATCTCGGTAGTGAACTCCTCAATTGAAATAGCAAATTTTCCACGGAAAGCCTTTTTCTTCAAGGTGAGTCCTTGAGGAATAGAGGAAGTACTGAAGGAGTTCTGAGACAAACCAAAGCTACTAACTTCACTGCAGGTAGACATAGAGAAACCTATTTCAGAAAGGCATGAAGAGTGCATCAATGAAGCTATCTCTTAAGTCTTAATCGGCTACCTGATTACCAAATTCGATAACCTTAGTTGTATAGATATTGCTTTGCCTTCCTTTAACTTCAGATCCCTAAAAACATTCTGATCGAAGCATGAGGCAAACAATACCTGCAACAAAGTGACACACAACTATGTTAGAACTTCAACATCATTTACTGGAAGCACCTCATATCATTGCATATGGAAGCATATGCAAATTTTCCTTGCTAGGGTGTTTGTTCCGAGTTAAATTCCACAGGCCCGAAACTTCTGAGTTTTTAGTTTTGGATGTTGTGATAATCAGTTTTTTGTTGTGGATGGAAGAAGCTGTGATAATCTGTTTGGCATGGCTCGCCAAAGCCAACTTAAAAGAACTGGAGAAACgtcatttttttagaatctcCAATTTGATGCTATGTGGCTTGTCTTCCAATAATCAGCTTTTAACAGAAGTTCAACTGCAACAAACACCACTTAAATTCCTTCGAAGATCAAGATGGTACATAAGAATGATGAAAGGTATCATGCCTTGTTATTCCTTGCTCTTATTGAAACGTGAGACAAAACATCTGGTGTATCAGCGGTCAGAACAGCAACAGCCCCATTTGGAATCTCCTCCTCACCAGAAACTTTATTTGCAATAATAACTGTTGGCTTCCTATATACTTTTGTCTGAACACTAATTAGCTCATTAACAGAGACTACCAAACCAGTGACGTCCATAGGGCTAATAACCTGCCAACTGCAAGATATCAGCATTAAAGAAAATGTTGATCCCAACTCCACAATCCAATGCAAAAGATCATGAAATACTAAGCCAGCAATTAAATAATCATGCAATATTAAGCCATCAATTAGTTAACACAACAAAATATTAGTAAGCAGGAACGGAGCCCAATTTTGTAATTGCTTTGAACACCACAACAAACAATCGAATAAAAGAGGTACAATCAACTGGATCTTACCTGCCTAAATTTGCAACTTTTCGTAGTATGGGGTCTAGATGATTAATAAGCATGGATAGACTTGCTGCTGATCCTGCCCTTATTAACTCTTCTGTAAAAATATCAATCTGAAAACAGTAGAACATAATGAAGGGAAATTATTTTCAAACACCATTTTTCGTCCTTACTATCTAAAATTACCAAACTTCCCCTTTAACTATTCCCGATACACATTTTCACAGCCAAAAGGTAATTTGTAAATttacctaaaaaaataaataaaaactggGGTGCATTTATATAAAAGGGAGAGTGAATCACTCCCCCACCATGAACTACATCATTTAGTGTGATAAATTCCTTCATACATGGGGATAAGAAGCTCAAAAATCAAGTGATTCGTCTACATATTGGTAGTTCAAGTTAGGGAGAACATACTGCCCCTTTGTCCAGAGAAAGCAATCTTCCAAGATATTGCACACTAGGCTGTATCATTTGGTGGTAATACTGAGACCTATTGGCAAGAACAAGCCCGACTCGATCAAGAACAGCCTTTGTTTGTAGTGCCCACTGGCTGTCATTGGGTTTGCATGACTCGGAGACGCGATACCAGTCCTTTGGTTGCAGCAGCACACCAACAATTTGGGAAAAGAACACTAGTCAGAATAAAGACTTAGATAAAAAGAGCTCACATGTGCTTGTGAATTAATGAGCTAAATCTACAAAGCTGAAACATATTAAGTTTGCGAACCTCGAAAAGATACGATCATAGCATAATAAATACAAATAGGTTATTAGGTATTGTAAGAAATTACCGCCGGGTTTGCAAACACCAATATTTCAAATAAACATGAGAAGGTTTAATGAAATCTTATTCACCAGCATACATCTTTGCTAATACTGTTGTTTCGTGGCTTAATTGATGCCCTTTTACAGTAGATCATAAGTTCATAACTCTAATCCAACAACCAATCTTCACCATGACGTAAAGGCACCCTATATTTTAAAGGCATACTTCATTTGCAACTCAGAAACAATAGTGACTTTTATCATCTCAAACTGTAGCATGGCGTTTACCTCCACATATTATGCATAGCGTGGAGATCACAACCAGTAGACTGAAGCTTATTACGCTAGGTGACCTCTTGTGGATCAAATCTATGTTACATGTCTTCAGTTATCTCAATCAGCTTCTTGTTTTCAAAGACAACAATTAGCATGTTAGAGGAAGGTAGCAGTTAACATACCATGTTTCTACAACTAAAAGTAGCTAAAAATCATTGCAGTTGCATCGCCAAACAGagggaaaataaataaatacatgcACCATATTTCCCCAGGCTGTGCATAAACAGCACTACTGAATCCAGAAGCTAAGTTAATCAAGGAAAGCAATACCTTTGTGCAGTATATGAGCTCTTCATTGTTGAATGTTGATAAGCATAAGTTTTCAAGCACCAGAGCAATGAAGAACATGATTTCCTGTCCAAAATTACAATAGAAGCACATTTTTGCAACAACACAAAATAAATTCTTTCATATTGTTATATAAACTGGCAataaagaagagagaagattaCTGGTAGGGATGCAGAGTTCAGATCTTTAAGTCCCATTTCCACTGTGGTTCTAACAGCTGAATCCAGGGCAAGATCAAGGAAGAGTAAatcctttgatcttccatgggCTGTAAGCAAAACAGGCCGAAGCTCTATGCGAGATTCCACTAATTTCTGGAAAGATCAGTTAAACTTTGGAATATACTCTTATAACGGTTATATGCATGTATCCAAAGATAAGAGGTTGGActtttgagaaaacaaaccTCTATAAGTGGAGCTATATTCTTATCACCAATATGTGCTTTGACAAAGTAGAGAGAGTCCTGCCATATTACAACTCTGGTATTTCATTTCCCATCAATTGTACATAAGTATGAGGTATATAGAACTTCTATAGACAAGTCCAAGTATTGGACTCTAACAAGGTAAATTCCGCCTCCTGATcataaaacaaagaagaaatgcACTTATCTTTAAACCGGGGGGCACTGGTTCAGTGGTTAAAACTTGGCCTATTAACCCTGAGGTAAAAGATTGGAACCTGAGGGCAGCCACGTTGGGGAAATAATGCCAAAGATTAGGTTTGTACCCAATATTCCCCTTTCAACCCCCCATTTGTCGAGACTAAACAGTGTGTAGCTTGACTTATGTTtatccttttgtttttctcaaCTATAGGGAAGAAAGGGGCAACCGGCGCAGCGACGCCCTTGAGCGTGACCATAGGGGTTCCTTACCAACTGTGAAAGATTGGGCTGGGAGGTGCTCTTGCGAGGTAGCCACTGAATTGGAGGGAACAACCTGTCATCATAGCCCAACTAGGGCACGAGCTGCACAAGGCTGCCCTCTCACATGGCATCTAACATCAGGAGGACTACTACTGCAGGTGGGTTTGAACTCATGACTGCTGGGAGAGGGAGGCAGTTTGACCCCTCACCCTTGCCAACTTGGTTACCACCCTTGGCggttgacttatttttatccTGATACAAGGCAAGAAGCAGATAATTGCCCATAGCTTTAGTGATAAACTGCAGACAGAATTATCTTTGACTACATCTGCAAATTAATGACTGACAGAATCAGCATAAAATCAATCTCAGGTATTCGCTCCTTATAAATGCAGAAGGTGCGCACGCAAATGGAGGTCAGAACAATGGCAAATTCATCCAATAGTATTTGAATCAATCACCTTGGGGAAGAAACCCAAACATGTTTCAATAGCAGATTCTAGGTCAGCACCAGAATGAACAGCCTGCATCCAGGAAGAAAGTCATgcaattgaaaaagaaagtcATGCAGTTAGCAGGGCACAACCCCGTGGACCTATTTGGCTTGTACAACTCAGTAGACAAGAAATTATAATCCACAAACTTACATACCAAAAATTCCAAGATATTATCCGCAGTTTCATACCTTCAATGTCTTCAAGTATGAGGTAAGATCACGGAGAAATCCCTCTTTGGCATCAGTCCTGAAATGAGGCTCTGATACAATTGGACGGTCATAACTTGCTAGTATGTCTTTTGTGAGACCATTTGCATTCAGCGTTTGCCAATAAACATCTATTTTGAAACCAGATCTCACATAATTTAAGAGTGCCTgttgcaaaagaaaaacaccACTGGACTAATATTAATATACCGTTCTTCTTGTAGGACAGGTAGATGAATTCACGAATTACTAACCTCGCAAATTATTACGTCATCTGGGCTACTATTATTGTGCAACTTTTGGTGCCACTCCTCCATCATACCACCCTTGCAATCATTGTTTCTCTGAAGGTGAAATAATAGGAGACAATTATGTTTTGCAAAAGGGCTGTTCGATTGACAGAAGTCTCTTTACAGAGCTGCAATACTTCTACAACAAGATTATGAAGTACTGCAATGCTAGTATTCGCAGAAGACGGATAATAAAAACACCTGAAGCACCAGTATTTCATCGCGAATCCTTTGCCCAACATCACCCTGACCTCCACGGCCGATGCATAACATGATCAGCCTCAGAATTTCTCGAACATTTGGTTGGTCCAAGTATATTCTTTGCAACAAGTTAGTAAACCTCTCTTGAGCTTCACTGATTTCACTGCAAATCTCAAATAAGTATTGCCACACATTTTATTAAACATCATCAAGCATGAAATAACCAAATGTTGAAAAGTCCATTATTTGTCCAAGTATTATATTACCAAATGAACACGAACGAAAACAAGAGCAAAATCATACTGGAAATATGAAAGTTGGAGTTTATTGGTTGCAGTAAAacataacagaaaataaaagaacCAAGCCCAATCTTGGAGATAACTGTTGGTTTTAGATCATATGATATGGTACTGATACTGCTGAAGACCACATATGCGTAGATAGATTTCTTATTTCTGAAGTATAACAGATATGAAAACTCAGCTGCGGAATAAATTAGCTCTATTTATACAAAATCGATTAATATCCTTCACAATTGCTGAGGAAAAGGATAATAAAGTTATCCATCTCTGTCATCATGTAAACTTTACGATAAGTAGTTGATCAACAATTTAACATGGTATCCAAGGGATCCTTATGTTCGAACTTCACCCCTACTTTATAGTTGTATTAATGTTACATGTGTTTGGCCCACTTATGGAGGACAGCCAGGCCAGTGTCCAAAAGGCAGGGGCTTGTTGAGAATATAAGTCGCAACGTTATCCCTCTATATATAGCTTAAGCATTAAGAAGAGTTGGTAGTCAACAACATATATAACCATTACCATAtggaaaattgaagaacaagAGGGGCAAGACTGCCCTGTCTACAAAGGAAATTATGGCAGGGTGGAGTTGCTTCCAGGATGAAATGATCACCTGGTTCCGATAAAACTAATAGCCGTACtggaagaaaatgaatttcGTTTAAACCCCAAAAGCGCTCTCAGTATGTAATCTCAATATGGGAATGCAACTAGAACTGCAACTACATGAGTAGATTTGCTTTCTTTGACTGTGGTTATGGAGGAAATTTAAGAGCTCTTGTACACCTAGTATTTTCCACTTAACGGCCATGCTATATTCCAGCATTCTACCGAGACTGTTAAATTTAGACAGTAAGTTTTTGTAGGTCGGCATCATTAAACAAGTTATTACTGGTGGGTAATTAAGGAACAAACTAGGATAAGTATTTCAAAATGATAAGTCACACAAGAATAGAATTGCTTAATACTTAGCTACAGCCTACACAcaatagatagagaaatttgAGTGAACTATCAAGTTTCTGCAGAAAATTATGTGAAACTACAAATGATACCCAACATCTAGACAGATACTTAAAAAATGCATACCGAGGTTTCACGTTGTAATTCTTATTCCATGTAAGCTGTCTGCATGCCATTAACCTTAACCAGACTAACATACCAATAAGCCCCAACTCCCCTTCGTTTTTGCAGCGCTCAGTCAGTTCCGTTGCACTGTTGAACCTGTGCCAAGTAATAGCGATCAGAGAAAAGGCAAAAACATAGTGTAGAATAAAGGGAAAAACTCTTGTCGATTCTGCCACAGTACTCGGCCATTGTCCTATGCACACCGTGTCAAGCATAGGACaccaaaagtacaaaaatcaGACTTAGGTTGTGCAATCATCACAGCTGCAAAATGTCAATATTTGTATATGTTCAATGCAGTTAATCATTGCTTTGGAACTGACCTGTGCATCAATGACCTCTCAGCCTCTTTTTCTCTGTGGGATATTTCATCAAGTAGCCATTTAACAATTCCTCCCCCGCCCCCTTCAACCTGCACATAGACATTTTGAGTTTCAGTGTCAACACAGAAATCTGCATttgtaaaagaagaaaatgaagaaattcAGAGATACTGGCATGCCAGATGTTGGAAGACACAATTTTGCATGACGACTAA
This genomic window contains:
- the LOC131331977 gene encoding alpha-glucan water dikinase 2 isoform X6, with the translated sequence MDPSLGLHLPWQQQDHDVALRELQSLSVKGISLDELQNSRQIAGTNRPALSREHLSSQKPYSCRRRHDIEQWTNKYTKGHMKNTNLPSSALLDRVEKSIGGDDVILQQTYNVGSYEMVVLLKIVGGDYHIIVAGNTKGATVLHWGVSKSSLGEWLAPPMDIMPENSKLLDAACQTYFMDISNGKGFFQFVDINLQQRRFLGIQFIIWSGGSWIKNNGANFCVGLNSITSGKVEGGGGGIVKWLLDEISHREKEAERSLMHRFNSATELTERCKNEGELGLIGMLVWLRLMACRQLTWNKNYNVKPREISEAQERFTNLLQRIYLDQPNVREILRLIMLCIGRGGQGDVGQRIRDEILVLQRNNDCKGGMMEEWHQKLHNNSSPDDVIICEALLNYVRSGFKIDVYWQTLNANGLTKDILASYDRPIVSEPHFRTDAKEGFLRDLTSYLKTLKAVHSGADLESAIETCLGFFPKDSLYFVKAHIGDKNIAPLIEKLVESRIELRPVLLTAHGRSKDLLFLDLALDSAVRTTVEMGLKDLNSASLPEIMFFIALVLENLCLSTFNNEELIYCTKDWYRVSESCKPNDSQWALQTKAVLDRVGLVLANRSQYYHQMIQPSVQYLGRLLSLDKGAIDIFTEELIRAGSAASLSMLINHLDPILRKVANLGSWQVISPMDVTGLVVSVNELISVQTKVYRKPTVIIANKVSGEEEIPNGAVAVLTADTPDVLSHVSIRARNNKVLFASCFDQNVFRDLKLKEGKAISIQLRLSNLVISEVSSFGLSQNSFSTSSIPQGLTLKKKAFRGKFAISIEEFTTEMVGAKSYNILHLRRRVPSWIKVPISAAIPFGVFETVISDDLNKNLASKISSFSKLVDDGDLSKLKAIQETVLQMKAPLRLTNELKNKMKTSRIPWPGDEGEERWSQAWLAIKKVWASKWNERAFVSSRKANLNHNNVCMAVLIQEIICADYAFVIHTKNPLSGDASEIYAEIVKGLGETLVGAYPGRAMCFTARKNNIKSPIVVGYPSKQVGLYIKKSIIFRSDSNGEDLEGYAGAGLYDSVTMDKAQETVLDYSNERMIIDKDFQISLFRKIAEAGKIIEDLYGCAQDIEGVVKEGEIHVVQTRPQI
- the LOC131331977 gene encoding alpha-glucan water dikinase 2 isoform X4, whose amino-acid sequence is MASSNSSNCVQKTNVHHFELGDGMRLQVNVTGFSNGSNAKVDLQLKNCSRTWILHWGCIYHGNKNWFIPADHPPGTIYKQMALQTPFTKSGDMYVIIIQLRDPRTDAIEFVLKDSRNDTWLKLNKGNFQIKIPKTDSSTSQPPIPKDLIDRRAYLRWESKGRPVSSPQQQKQDHDVALRELQSLSVKGISLDELQNSRQIAGTNRPALSREHLSSQKPYSCRRRHDIEQWTNKYTKGHMKNTNLPSSALLDRVEKSIGGDDVILQQTYNVGSYEMVVLLKIVGGDYHIIVAGNTKGATVLHWGVSKSSLGEWLAPPMDIMPENSKLLDAACQTYFMDISNGKGFFQFVDINLQQRRFLGIQFIIWSGGSWIKNNGANFCVGLNSITSGKVEGGGGGIVKWLLDEISHREKEAERSLMHRFNSATELTERCKNEGELGLIGMLVWLRLMACRQLTWNKNYNVKPREISEAQERFTNLLQRIYLDQPNVREILRLIMLCIGRGGQGDVGQRIRDEILVLQRNNDCKGGMMEEWHQKLHNNSSPDDVIICEALLNYVRSGFKIDVYWQTLNANGLTKDILASYDRPIVSEPHFRTDAKEGFLRDLTSYLKTLKAVHSGADLESAIETCLGFFPKDSLYFVKAHIGDKNIAPLIEKLVESRIELRPVLLTAHGRSKDLLFLDLALDSAVRTTVEMGLKDLNSASLPDWYRVSESCKPNDSQWALQTKAVLDRVGLVLANRSQYYHQMIQPSVQYLGRLLSLDKGAIDIFTEELIRAGSAASLSMLINHLDPILRKVANLGSWQVISPMDVTGLVVSVNELISVQTKVYRKPTVIIANKVSGEEEIPNGAVAVLTADTPDVLSHVSIRARNNKVLFASCFDQNVFRDLKLKEGKAISIQLRLSNLVISEVSSFGLSQNSFSTSSIPQGLTLKKKAFRGKFAISIEEFTTEMVGAKSYNILHLRRRVPSWIKVPISAAIPFGVFETVISDDLNKNLASKISSFSKLVDDGDLSKLKAIQETVLQMKAPLRLTNELKNKMKTSRIPWPGDEGEERWSQAWLAIKKVWASKWNERAFVSSRKANLNHNNVCMAVLIQEIICADYAFVIHTKNPLSGDASEIYAEIVKGLGETLVGAYPGRAMCFTARKNNIKSPIVVGYPSKQVGLYIKKSIIFRSDSNGEDLEGYAGAGLYDSVTMDKAQETVLDYSNERMIIDKDFQISLFRKIAEAGKIIEDLYGCAQDIEGVVKEGEIHVVQTRPQI
- the LOC131331977 gene encoding alpha-glucan water dikinase 2 isoform X1; this translates as MASSNSSNCVQKTNVHHFELGDGMRLQVNVTGFSNGSNAKVDLQLKNCSRTWILHWGCIYHGNKNWFIPADHPPGTIYKQMALQTPFTKSGDMYVIIIQLRDPRTDAIEFVLKDSRNDTWLKLNKGNFQIKIPKTDSSTSQPPIPKDLIDRRAYLRWESKGRPVSSPQQQKQDHDVALRELQSLSVKGISLDELQNSRQIAGTNRPALSREHLSSQKPYSCRRRHDIEQWTNKYTKGHMKNTNLPSSALLDRVEKSIGGDDVILQQTYNVGSYEMVVLLKIVGGDYHIIVAGNTKGATVLHWGVSKSSLGEWLAPPMDIMPENSKLLDAACQTYFMDISNGKGFFQFVDINLQQRRFLGIQFIIWSGGSWIKNNGANFCVGLNSITSGKVEGGGGGIVKWLLDEISHREKEAERSLMHRFNSATELTERCKNEGELGLIGMLVWLRLMACRQLTWNKNYNVKPREISEAQERFTNLLQRIYLDQPNVREILRLIMLCIGRGGQGDVGQRIRDEILVLQRNNDCKGGMMEEWHQKLHNNSSPDDVIICEALLNYVRSGFKIDVYWQTLNANGLTKDILASYDRPIVSEPHFRTDAKEGFLRDLTSYLKTLKAVHSGADLESAIETCLGFFPKDSLYFVKAHIGDKNIAPLIEKLVESRIELRPVLLTAHGRSKDLLFLDLALDSAVRTTVEMGLKDLNSASLPEIMFFIALVLENLCLSTFNNEELIYCTKDWYRVSESCKPNDSQWALQTKAVLDRVGLVLANRSQYYHQMIQPSVQYLGRLLSLDKGAIDIFTEELIRAGSAASLSMLINHLDPILRKVANLGSWQVISPMDVTGLVVSVNELISVQTKVYRKPTVIIANKVSGEEEIPNGAVAVLTADTPDVLSHVSIRARNNKVLFASCFDQNVFRDLKLKEGKAISIQLRLSNLVISEVSSFGLSQNSFSTSSIPQGLTLKKKAFRGKFAISIEEFTTEMVGAKSYNILHLRRRVPSWIKVPISAAIPFGVFETVISDDLNKNLASKISSFSKLVDDGDLSKLKAIQETVLQMKAPLRLTNELKNKMKTSRIPWPGDEGEERWSQAWLAIKKVWASKWNERAFVSSRKANLNHNNVCMAVLIQEIICADYAFVIHTKNPLSGDASEIYAEIVKGLGETLVGAYPGRAMCFTARKNNIKSPIVVGYPSKQVGLYIKKSIIFRSDSNGEDLEGYAGAGLYDSVTMDKAQETVLDYSNERMIIDKDFQISLFRKIAEAGKIIEDLYGCAQDIEGVVKEGEIHVVQTRPQI